A single Ketogulonicigenium vulgare WSH-001 DNA region contains:
- a CDS encoding LysR family transcriptional regulator encodes MHIEFRHLRTIKAIHDAGGLAKAADLLNMTQSALSHQVKNIEDQAGVELFVRRSKPLKLSAAGKRLLVAAESILPQIAALEAEFKSLAGGSAGRLHIAIECHACFEWLFPVMEQFRKLWPDVDVDIRPGLAFGALPALRREEVDVVISSDPEASDDVTFLPLFDYAPTFVASCQSPLAAKPYVTAEDFRDQVLITYPVERARLDVFSQLLTPAKVEPAMIRQVELTAMILLLVASNRGVAVLPDWVVHQQRYKADYVMRPLTEGGISRSLYAAVREGDAERPFVQDLVRLAQAQAVMLQNGQANGF; translated from the coding sequence ATGCATATCGAATTCCGCCATTTGCGCACGATCAAGGCCATCCATGATGCGGGCGGTCTGGCGAAGGCGGCTGACCTTTTGAACATGACGCAAAGTGCGCTGTCGCATCAGGTGAAGAATATCGAGGATCAGGCCGGGGTCGAGCTATTCGTGCGCAGATCCAAGCCGCTGAAGCTGTCGGCGGCGGGCAAGCGGTTGCTGGTGGCTGCCGAAAGCATCCTGCCGCAGATCGCCGCGCTGGAGGCCGAGTTCAAAAGCCTGGCCGGGGGCAGTGCAGGGCGGCTGCATATCGCGATCGAGTGTCATGCCTGTTTTGAGTGGCTGTTTCCGGTGATGGAGCAGTTCCGCAAGCTATGGCCCGATGTCGATGTGGATATCCGTCCCGGCCTTGCCTTTGGCGCGCTGCCTGCGCTGCGGCGCGAAGAGGTGGATGTGGTGATCTCATCCGACCCCGAGGCCAGCGATGACGTCACATTCTTGCCGCTGTTCGATTATGCGCCCACCTTTGTCGCCAGTTGCCAAAGCCCGCTGGCGGCCAAGCCCTATGTCACCGCCGAGGATTTCCGCGATCAGGTGCTGATCACCTATCCGGTCGAGCGCGCGCGTCTGGATGTGTTCTCGCAACTGCTGACCCCCGCCAAGGTCGAGCCTGCGATGATCCGGCAGGTGGAGCTGACGGCGATGATCCTGCTGCTGGTTGCGTCCAATCGCGGGGTGGCGGTGCTGCCGGACTGGGTGGTGCACCAGCAGCGCTATAAGGCGGATTACGTCATGCGCCCGCTGACCGAGGGCGGCATATCCCGCAGTCTTTACGCCGCCGTGCGCGAGGGCGATGCCGAGCGGCCTTTCGTGCAGGATCTGGTGCGTCTGGCGCAGGCGCAGGCGGTGATGTTGCAAAACGGGCAGGCAAACGGCTTTTGA
- a CDS encoding valine--tRNA ligase translates to MPMEKTFDAASAEARLYQTWESAGAFRAGANASRPETFSIVIPPPNVTGSLHMGHAFNNTLQDILTRWHRMRGFDTLWQPGQDHAGIATQMVVERELAKAGLPGRREMGREAFLDKVWEWKEQSGGTIIQQLKRLGASCDWDRNAFTMDEHFQKAVIKVFVEMYAKGLIYRGKRLVNWDPHFETAISDLEVENVEVAGHMWHFKYKLAGGESYEYVEKDEDGTVTFREMRDWISIATTRPETMLGDGAVAVHPSDARYAAIIGKMIELPLTGRLIPIIADEYPDPTFGSGAVKITGAHDFNDYQVAKRHNLPLYRLMDTKAALRADGLPYAEAAARAAEIAAGAATNEEEIDSLNLVPEKYRGMDRFEARKAIIADIGALGLAVTRLVKTIDKETGAEDLSREAVVDSKPIMQPFGDRSKVVIEPMLTDQWFVDTSKIVGPAIDAVRNGDTQILPERDAKVYFHWLENIEPWCISRQLWWGHQIPVWYGLDLGASNYRDDENDGALDEVEIMRLLSSDRLVHAGAVYHCAADFSGVVENFRDEIADTPMPLSHARIVEVADRAAAIEALAAGLAQYNLTQDPTVLVYPVWRDADVLDTWFSSGLWPIGTLGWPEQTPELAKYFPTNVLVTGFDIIFFWVARMMMMQLAVVDDVPFKTVYVHALVRDEKGKKMSKSLGNVLDPLVLIDEYGADAVRFTLTAMAAMGRDLKLSTQRIAGYRNFGTKLWNAHRFAEMNDVFAARPADGQAPRASQTVNRWIIGETARVREEVDAALDSYRFDVAANALYAFVWGKVCDWYVEFSKPLLSGEDIAARDETRATMAWVLDQCLVLLHPIMPFVTEELWQTTGQRDRLLALSDWPTYAAADLVDAGADAEMSWVISVIEGVRSVRAQMNVPAGLQVPVLQLEADEVARGAWGRNEVLIKRLARIDSLTEAAEVPKGAITVPTAGATFALPLADIIDVAAEKARIGKALDKLAKELGGLRGRLNNPNFVASAPEEVVEEVRENLSLREAEEAQMRAAYDRLAEIG, encoded by the coding sequence ATGCCGATGGAAAAGACTTTTGACGCCGCCAGTGCCGAGGCGCGCCTTTATCAGACATGGGAAAGCGCGGGCGCTTTCCGTGCGGGCGCGAATGCGAGCCGCCCCGAGACGTTTTCCATCGTCATTCCGCCGCCCAATGTCACCGGCAGCCTGCATATGGGCCATGCCTTTAACAACACGCTGCAGGATATCCTGACGCGCTGGCACCGGATGCGCGGCTTTGACACGCTGTGGCAGCCCGGTCAGGATCACGCCGGTATCGCCACGCAGATGGTGGTCGAGCGCGAGCTGGCCAAAGCCGGTCTGCCCGGTCGCCGCGAGATGGGCCGCGAGGCTTTTCTAGATAAGGTCTGGGAGTGGAAAGAGCAGTCCGGCGGCACGATCATCCAGCAGCTGAAGCGCCTTGGCGCCAGCTGCGACTGGGATCGCAATGCCTTTACCATGGACGAGCATTTCCAAAAGGCCGTCATCAAAGTCTTTGTCGAGATGTATGCCAAGGGGCTGATCTATCGCGGCAAACGTCTGGTGAACTGGGACCCGCATTTCGAGACGGCGATCTCTGACCTCGAGGTCGAGAATGTCGAGGTTGCGGGCCATATGTGGCATTTCAAATACAAGCTCGCCGGCGGCGAGAGCTATGAATATGTCGAAAAGGACGAAGACGGCACTGTGACCTTCCGCGAGATGCGGGACTGGATTTCCATTGCCACCACGCGTCCTGAAACCATGCTGGGCGATGGCGCGGTTGCGGTGCATCCAAGCGATGCGCGCTATGCGGCCATTATCGGCAAGATGATCGAGCTGCCGCTGACCGGTCGTCTGATCCCGATCATTGCCGATGAATATCCCGATCCGACCTTTGGCTCGGGCGCGGTGAAGATCACCGGCGCGCATGATTTCAACGACTATCAGGTCGCCAAACGTCATAATCTGCCGCTGTATCGTCTGATGGACACCAAGGCCGCGCTGCGCGCTGACGGCCTGCCCTATGCCGAGGCCGCCGCCCGCGCCGCCGAGATCGCGGCGGGCGCGGCGACGAACGAGGAAGAAATCGACAGCCTGAACCTGGTGCCCGAGAAATATCGCGGCATGGATCGGTTTGAGGCGCGCAAGGCGATCATCGCCGATATCGGCGCGCTGGGCCTTGCCGTGACGCGTCTGGTCAAGACCATCGACAAGGAAACCGGGGCCGAGGATCTGAGCCGCGAGGCGGTGGTCGACAGCAAGCCGATCATGCAGCCCTTTGGCGATCGGTCGAAAGTCGTGATCGAGCCGATGCTGACCGACCAATGGTTCGTCGACACCAGCAAGATCGTCGGCCCCGCGATTGATGCGGTCAGGAACGGCGATACGCAAATCCTGCCCGAGCGCGACGCCAAGGTCTATTTCCACTGGCTGGAGAATATCGAGCCATGGTGCATCAGCCGCCAGCTGTGGTGGGGCCACCAGATTCCGGTTTGGTATGGTCTGGATCTGGGCGCCTCGAACTATCGCGATGACGAGAATGACGGCGCGCTGGACGAGGTCGAGATCATGCGCCTTCTGTCCTCGGACCGTTTGGTCCATGCGGGCGCGGTCTATCATTGCGCCGCCGATTTCAGCGGCGTGGTCGAGAATTTCCGCGACGAGATCGCCGATACGCCGATGCCGCTGTCGCATGCCCGTATCGTCGAGGTGGCGGACCGCGCTGCCGCGATCGAGGCGCTGGCGGCAGGCCTTGCGCAATATAATCTGACGCAGGACCCGACTGTGCTGGTCTATCCGGTCTGGCGCGATGCGGATGTGCTGGATACCTGGTTCTCGTCGGGCCTGTGGCCCATCGGCACGCTGGGCTGGCCCGAGCAGACGCCCGAGCTTGCGAAATACTTCCCGACCAATGTGCTGGTCACCGGCTTTGACATCATCTTTTTCTGGGTCGCCCGGATGATGATGATGCAGCTTGCGGTGGTGGATGATGTGCCGTTCAAGACGGTCTATGTCCATGCGCTGGTGCGGGATGAAAAGGGCAAGAAGATGTCCAAGTCGCTGGGCAATGTCCTCGACCCGCTGGTGCTGATCGACGAATATGGCGCGGATGCGGTGCGGTTCACGCTGACGGCGATGGCGGCAATGGGCCGCGATCTGAAACTGTCGACGCAGCGTATCGCGGGCTATCGCAATTTCGGCACCAAGCTGTGGAACGCCCACCGCTTTGCCGAGATGAACGATGTGTTCGCCGCGCGCCCGGCCGATGGCCAAGCGCCCAGGGCCAGCCAGACCGTGAACCGCTGGATCATCGGCGAGACCGCCCGCGTGCGCGAAGAGGTCGATGCGGCGCTGGACAGCTATCGTTTCGATGTGGCCGCGAATGCGCTTTATGCCTTTGTCTGGGGCAAGGTCTGCGACTGGTATGTCGAGTTTTCCAAGCCGCTGCTGTCGGGCGAGGATATCGCGGCGCGGGACGAGACGCGCGCCACGATGGCCTGGGTGCTGGATCAATGTCTGGTGCTGCTGCATCCGATCATGCCGTTCGTCACCGAAGAGCTGTGGCAGACCACCGGTCAGCGTGACCGCCTGCTGGCGCTGTCGGATTGGCCGACCTATGCCGCCGCCGATCTGGTGGATGCAGGCGCGGATGCGGAAATGTCCTGGGTCATCTCGGTGATCGAGGGCGTGCGTTCGGTGCGGGCGCAGATGAACGTGCCTGCGGGTCTGCAAGTGCCGGTGCTGCAGCTGGAGGCGGACGAGGTCGCGCGCGGCGCTTGGGGCCGCAACGAGGTGCTGATCAAGCGTCTGGCGCGGATCGACAGCCTGACCGAGGCGGCCGAGGTGCCCAAAGGCGCGATCACCGTGCCGACCGCTGGCGCGACATTTGCGCTGCCTTTGGCCGACATTATCGACGTTGCCGCCGAAAAGGCGCGCATCGGCAAGGCGCTGGACAAGCTGGCCAAGGAACTCGGCGGTTTGCGCGGTCGCCTGAACAACCCGAACTTCGTGGCTTCCGCCCCCGAGGAGGTTGTCGAGGAAGTGCGCGAGAACCTGTCCCTGCGCGAGGCGGAAGAGGCGCAGATGCGCGCCGCCTATGACCGCTTGGCCGAGATCGGCTGA
- the putA gene encoding bifunctional proline dehydrogenase/L-glutamate gamma-semialdehyde dehydrogenase PutA, with the protein MQSQFPALRAAIDAANLTDEAVAITALVAAADLTPEGRAQISADAADLVRQIRAQKNPGLMETIMAEYGLGSDEGLALMSMAEALLRIPDAATADALIADKIAPANWGSHAGKSPSLLVNSATLGLMLTGTVLNDTDKGAIRGAIRRLGAPVIRAATGVAMREMGKQFVLGETIDQGLKNAEAFEKLGFTNSYDMLGEAARTAADADKYFREYEAGIAAIATRCTHGSIKTNPGISIKLSALHPRYEVAQRDRVMAELAPRVLELCRQAKAANMGLNIDAEEADRLQLSLDIIEWVIAQPELAGWDGFGIVVQAYGKRCGATIDFLYALAKAYDRKIMIRLVKGAYWDAEIKRTQVEGLADFPVFTRKHHTDISYIANTRKLFAMVDHVYPQFAGHNAHTVSAVLFLARAAGLAVTDWEFQRLHGMGEQLHKLLRSTHGTSCRTYAPVGKHVDLLAYLVRRLLENGANSSFVNQIMDEAISPEAVATDPFGLHQPGLALPAGPALFGAGRVNSTGFDLTDIPTLQAVEAARAPFATHHWQAAPRLATGAGTGVIAPVLSPATLEQVGTVTSADAATCSAAFDLAQNWDAPVATRAAVLRRAADLYEENFGEFFALLAREAGKTLPDAVAELREAVDFLRYYATEAEAAGTRAARGTWVCISPWNFPLAIFSGQVAAALAAGNAVIAKPAPQTPLIADKAVALLLQAGVPAHALQLMPGGAETGAALTASPRLAGVAFTGSTATAQAIRKAMAENAAPGTPLIAETGGINAMIVDSTALPEAAVRDIINGAFRSAGQRCSALRVLYVQEDIADRVTDMIRGAMDLLSLDDPWDLDSDVGPLIDGMSRDKIAAHVDTARATGTLLHQGAAPAGGHFLAPAMIKVPGITAIEREVFGPVLHIATFAAKDLDQVVDDINASGYGLTFGLHTRLQSRVADLSHRIHAGNIYVNRNQIGAVVGSQPFGGEGLSGTGPKAGGPNYLPRFAAPETRATRAGFMPGPTGETNELILSPRGKILCAGPTPEDVAAQTAAVRALGGVAMTGAADYTSADIAAVLWWGDETRAREIERALAQRKGAIVPLITSQPDIAHIMHERHICIDTTAAGGNAALLAEVGKAA; encoded by the coding sequence ATGCAATCGCAATTCCCCGCCCTGCGCGCCGCCATCGACGCCGCCAATCTGACCGACGAGGCTGTGGCCATCACCGCGCTGGTCGCCGCCGCCGATCTGACGCCCGAGGGCCGCGCCCAGATCAGCGCCGATGCGGCAGATCTGGTCCGCCAGATCCGCGCGCAAAAGAACCCCGGCCTGATGGAGACGATCATGGCCGAATACGGCCTGGGGTCTGACGAGGGTCTGGCGCTGATGAGCATGGCCGAGGCGCTTTTGCGCATTCCCGATGCCGCCACCGCCGATGCGCTGATCGCAGATAAGATCGCCCCCGCCAATTGGGGCAGCCATGCGGGCAAATCGCCCTCGCTGCTGGTGAACAGCGCGACGCTGGGCCTGATGCTGACCGGCACCGTGCTGAACGACACCGACAAAGGCGCGATCCGCGGTGCGATCCGCCGCCTCGGCGCGCCCGTGATCCGCGCCGCCACCGGCGTTGCCATGCGCGAGATGGGCAAGCAATTCGTGCTGGGCGAGACCATCGACCAAGGATTAAAGAACGCCGAAGCCTTTGAAAAGCTGGGCTTTACCAATAGCTATGACATGCTGGGCGAGGCCGCGCGCACAGCCGCCGATGCCGATAAATACTTCCGCGAATACGAGGCTGGCATTGCCGCCATCGCGACGCGCTGCACCCATGGCTCGATCAAGACAAACCCCGGCATTTCGATCAAACTCTCGGCCCTGCATCCGCGTTACGAGGTTGCCCAGCGTGACCGCGTGATGGCGGAACTGGCCCCCCGCGTGCTGGAACTGTGCCGTCAGGCCAAAGCCGCCAATATGGGCCTGAACATCGACGCCGAAGAGGCCGACCGCCTGCAACTGTCGCTGGACATCATCGAATGGGTGATCGCGCAGCCAGAGCTGGCCGGATGGGACGGCTTTGGCATTGTCGTGCAGGCTTACGGCAAACGCTGCGGCGCGACGATTGATTTCCTCTATGCGCTGGCCAAGGCCTATGATCGCAAGATCATGATCCGCCTTGTCAAAGGCGCCTATTGGGACGCCGAGATCAAGCGCACACAGGTCGAGGGTCTGGCCGATTTCCCGGTCTTTACCCGCAAGCATCACACCGACATTTCCTATATCGCCAACACCCGCAAACTGTTCGCCATGGTGGATCACGTCTATCCGCAATTCGCGGGCCATAACGCGCATACGGTCAGCGCGGTGCTGTTCCTTGCCCGCGCGGCGGGCCTTGCCGTGACCGACTGGGAATTCCAGCGTCTGCACGGCATGGGCGAGCAATTGCACAAGCTGCTGCGCAGCACGCATGGCACCTCTTGCCGCACCTATGCGCCGGTTGGCAAACATGTCGATTTGCTGGCCTATCTGGTGCGCCGCCTGCTGGAAAACGGCGCCAATTCCAGCTTTGTGAACCAGATCATGGACGAGGCGATCAGCCCCGAGGCCGTCGCCACCGACCCCTTTGGCCTGCATCAACCGGGCCTTGCCCTGCCCGCGGGCCCTGCCCTGTTTGGCGCAGGCCGCGTGAACTCCACCGGGTTCGATCTGACCGATATCCCGACGCTGCAAGCGGTCGAGGCTGCCCGCGCCCCCTTTGCGACCCATCACTGGCAAGCCGCGCCGCGCCTTGCCACCGGCGCGGGCACGGGCGTCATCGCCCCCGTCCTCAGCCCCGCGACGCTGGAACAGGTCGGCACCGTCACCAGCGCCGATGCCGCCACCTGCAGCGCTGCCTTTGACCTTGCGCAGAACTGGGACGCACCGGTTGCAACCCGTGCCGCCGTGCTGCGCCGCGCCGCCGATCTTTACGAGGAAAACTTCGGCGAATTCTTTGCGCTGCTCGCGCGCGAAGCAGGCAAGACCCTGCCCGATGCGGTGGCTGAACTGCGCGAGGCCGTCGACTTCCTGCGCTATTACGCGACCGAGGCGGAGGCGGCAGGCACCCGCGCCGCCCGTGGCACCTGGGTCTGCATCAGCCCGTGGAACTTCCCGCTGGCGATTTTCAGTGGCCAAGTCGCCGCCGCGCTGGCCGCAGGCAATGCCGTCATCGCCAAGCCCGCACCGCAAACGCCGTTGATCGCAGACAAAGCCGTCGCCCTGTTGCTGCAAGCCGGCGTTCCCGCCCACGCGCTGCAACTGATGCCGGGCGGCGCGGAAACCGGTGCGGCGCTGACCGCCTCGCCGCGCCTTGCGGGCGTTGCCTTTACCGGCTCGACCGCGACGGCGCAGGCGATCCGCAAGGCGATGGCCGAGAACGCGGCCCCCGGCACGCCGCTGATCGCGGAAACCGGCGGCATCAATGCGATGATTGTCGACAGCACCGCTTTGCCCGAGGCCGCCGTGCGCGACATTATCAACGGCGCCTTCCGCTCGGCCGGGCAGCGCTGCTCGGCGCTACGCGTGCTTTACGTGCAAGAGGATATCGCCGATCGCGTCACCGACATGATCCGCGGCGCAATGGATCTGCTGTCGCTGGATGACCCGTGGGATCTGGACAGCGACGTTGGCCCGTTGATCGACGGTATGTCGCGCGACAAGATCGCGGCGCATGTCGACACCGCCCGCGCTACCGGCACCCTGCTGCACCAGGGCGCAGCCCCCGCTGGCGGCCATTTCCTTGCCCCCGCAATGATCAAGGTGCCGGGCATCACGGCGATCGAGCGCGAGGTCTTTGGCCCCGTGCTGCATATCGCCACCTTTGCCGCCAAGGATCTGGACCAGGTCGTCGATGATATCAACGCCTCGGGCTATGGGCTGACATTCGGCCTGCACACCCGCCTGCAATCGCGCGTCGCCGACCTGTCGCACCGCATTCATGCGGGCAATATCTATGTGAACCGCAACCAGATCGGCGCGGTGGTCGGCAGCCAACCCTTTGGCGGCGAGGGCCTGTCTGGCACTGGCCCCAAGGCGGGCGGCCCGAACTATCTGCCCCGCTTTGCCGCGCCTGAAACCCGCGCAACCCGCGCCGGTTTCATGCCCGGCCCGACCGGCGAGACGAACGAGCTGATCCTGTCGCCGCGCGGCAAGATCCTCTGTGCTGGTCCAACGCCCGAGGATGTTGCCGCACAGACCGCCGCTGTCCGCGCGCTTGGCGGCGTGGCGATGACCGGCGCTGCCGATTACACCAGCGCCGACATCGCCGCTGTGCTGTGGTGGGGGGATGAGACGCGCGCGCGCGAGATCGAACGCGCCCTTGCCCAGCGCAAAGGGGCCATCGTGCCGCTGATCACCAGCCAGCCCGATATCGCCCATATCATGCACGAGCGGCACATCTGCATCGACACCACCGCCGCAGGCGGCAACGCCGCCCTGTTGGCCGAGGTCGGCAAGGCCGCCTAA
- the metF gene encoding methylenetetrahydrofolate reductase [NAD(P)H], whose product MSAPIISFEFFPPRNLEAAFRLWDTVKALAPLRPAFVSVTYGAGGTTRQLTQEAVVAIHKATGLNVAAHLTCVNATRDETLAIADDYAAAGVTQIVALRGDPPKGAGKFTPQPDGFQNSVELIAALAATGKFKLRVGAYPERHPDAANTAQDVEWLKRKFDAGADSALTQFFFDTEAYFRFLDLCEKAGITGKIIPGILPVENWTGARRFAESCGAHIPPAVIAAFEAAPNDATAVAIDLATQMSQQLMQAGADHLHYYTLNKPDLSLAIAANLGIRP is encoded by the coding sequence ATGTCCGCGCCCATCATCTCGTTTGAATTCTTCCCGCCCCGCAATCTCGAGGCGGCGTTTCGTCTGTGGGATACGGTCAAGGCGCTGGCACCGCTGCGCCCCGCATTCGTCTCGGTCACTTACGGCGCGGGCGGCACCACCCGGCAGTTGACGCAAGAGGCGGTCGTGGCGATCCACAAGGCCACGGGCCTCAATGTCGCCGCCCATCTGACCTGTGTGAACGCAACGCGCGACGAGACGCTGGCCATCGCCGATGATTATGCGGCTGCGGGCGTCACCCAGATTGTCGCCCTGCGCGGCGATCCCCCCAAGGGCGCGGGCAAATTTACCCCGCAGCCCGATGGGTTCCAAAATTCGGTCGAGCTGATCGCCGCCCTTGCCGCCACCGGCAAATTCAAGCTGCGCGTCGGTGCCTATCCCGAACGCCACCCCGATGCCGCCAATACCGCGCAGGATGTCGAATGGCTGAAACGCAAATTCGACGCAGGTGCGGATTCGGCGCTGACGCAATTTTTCTTTGATACCGAGGCGTATTTCCGCTTTCTGGATCTTTGCGAAAAGGCAGGCATCACCGGCAAGATCATCCCCGGCATTTTACCCGTGGAAAACTGGACGGGTGCCCGCCGCTTTGCCGAAAGCTGCGGCGCGCATATCCCGCCCGCCGTCATCGCAGCGTTCGAGGCAGCACCCAATGACGCCACCGCCGTCGCCATCGACCTTGCCACCCAAATGTCGCAGCAGTTGATGCAGGCGGGCGCGGACCATCTGCATTACTACACGCTGAACAAGCCAGACCTGTCGCTGGCCATCGCCGCGAACCTTGGCATCAGGCCGTAA
- a CDS encoding pyridoxal phosphate-dependent aminotransferase, translating to MSDARLTSLAASLPATVPFVGPEAQERAAGRPFAARIGANESVFGPSPRAIAAMAAASEHVWQYADPENHDLRAAIAAYHGVPPENIAIDAGIDTLLGLLVRLTVAAGDKVVTSAGAYPTFNFHVAGFGGELVTVPYNDDHEDPAALIAKAAEVQAKLIYIANPDNPMGTWHSADVIQRMIDAVPAGSLLVLDEAYIELAPEGTAPDLHPEEERVIRMRTFSKAYGMAGARVAYAIGPAGLIAAFDRVRNHFGMNRTAQIGALAAIQDQAWIDHVRARVTVARNRIADIAADNGLSVLPSATNFVALDCGQDGAFARRVLDSLIKDGIFVRMPGVSPLNRCIRVSAGTTADLDAFAAALPKAIAAANQGA from the coding sequence ATGAGCGATGCGCGCCTCACCTCCCTTGCTGCCAGCCTGCCCGCCACCGTCCCCTTTGTCGGCCCCGAGGCGCAAGAGCGCGCCGCAGGCCGCCCCTTTGCCGCGCGGATCGGCGCCAATGAAAGCGTGTTCGGCCCCTCGCCCCGCGCGATTGCGGCGATGGCGGCGGCGTCCGAACATGTCTGGCAATATGCCGATCCGGAAAATCACGATCTGCGTGCGGCCATTGCCGCCTATCATGGCGTGCCGCCTGAAAACATCGCCATTGATGCGGGCATCGACACGCTGCTGGGCCTGCTGGTGCGCCTGACGGTCGCGGCAGGGGATAAGGTCGTCACCTCGGCTGGGGCCTATCCCACCTTCAACTTCCACGTCGCAGGCTTTGGCGGCGAATTGGTCACCGTGCCCTATAACGATGACCACGAGGACCCCGCCGCCCTGATCGCCAAGGCAGCCGAGGTGCAGGCAAAGCTGATCTATATCGCCAACCCCGACAATCCGATGGGCACGTGGCACAGCGCCGATGTGATCCAGCGTATGATCGACGCTGTCCCCGCTGGCAGCCTGCTGGTGCTGGACGAGGCCTATATCGAACTTGCGCCCGAGGGCACCGCCCCCGACCTGCACCCCGAGGAGGAGCGCGTGATCCGCATGCGCACCTTTTCCAAGGCCTATGGCATGGCAGGCGCGCGCGTCGCCTATGCCATCGGGCCGGCGGGGCTGATCGCGGCCTTTGACCGGGTGCGCAATCATTTCGGCATGAACCGCACCGCGCAGATCGGCGCGCTGGCCGCCATTCAGGATCAAGCCTGGATCGACCATGTGCGCGCCCGTGTCACCGTGGCCCGCAACCGCATTGCCGACATCGCTGCCGACAACGGCCTTAGCGTGCTGCCCTCGGCCACGAATTTCGTCGCCCTAGATTGCGGTCAGGACGGCGCCTTTGCGCGCCGCGTGCTGGACAGTCTGATCAAAGATGGAATTTTCGTGCGTATGCCGGGCGTCAGCCCGCTTAACCGTTGCATCCGCGTCTCGGCGGGCACGACCGCCGATCTGGATGCCTTTGCCGCCGCGCTGCCAAAGGCGATCGCGGCGGCAAATCAGGGCGCTTAG
- a CDS encoding inositol monophosphatase family protein, whose product MAIGSANLNVMIKVARSAGRALIKDFGEVENLQASMKGPGDFVSRADRRAEETIRNGLMEARPSYGFLGEETGMIEGEDPTRRWVVDPLDGTTNFLHGLPHWAVSIALEHKGQIVAGVVYDPVKDECFYAEKGAGAWMNEQRLRVSSRTKLLESVFATGIPFATQRTLPATLQDLARIMPTCAGVRRMGAAALDLAYVAAGRFEGYWEREVKIWDIAAGMIIVQEAGGFVGPIRDDHDPLVHGDIVAANGEIFDKFAKLVRARPEAAIPTE is encoded by the coding sequence ATGGCTATCGGCAGCGCTAATCTGAACGTTATGATCAAAGTTGCGCGCTCGGCTGGACGCGCGCTGATCAAGGATTTCGGCGAAGTCGAAAATCTGCAGGCTTCGATGAAAGGCCCCGGCGACTTTGTCAGCCGCGCTGATCGTCGCGCCGAAGAAACCATTCGCAACGGGCTGATGGAAGCCCGTCCCAGCTATGGCTTCCTCGGCGAGGAAACCGGCATGATCGAAGGCGAAGATCCGACCCGTCGCTGGGTTGTCGATCCGCTGGATGGCACCACGAACTTCCTGCACGGCCTGCCGCATTGGGCGGTGTCGATCGCGCTGGAACACAAGGGCCAGATCGTCGCCGGTGTCGTTTACGATCCGGTCAAGGACGAGTGCTTTTACGCTGAAAAGGGCGCAGGCGCCTGGATGAACGAGCAGCGTTTGCGCGTCTCCTCGCGCACGAAGCTGCTGGAATCGGTGTTTGCGACGGGTATCCCGTTTGCGACGCAGCGCACCTTGCCCGCCACGTTGCAGGATCTGGCGCGTATCATGCCGACCTGTGCCGGCGTGCGCCGCATGGGCGCGGCAGCGCTGGATCTGGCCTATGTCGCCGCTGGCCGTTTCGAGGGTTATTGGGAGCGCGAGGTGAAGATCTGGGATATCGCCGCCGGTATGATCATCGTGCAAGAGGCGGGCGGTTTCGTCGGCCCGATCCGCGATGACCACGATCCGCTGGTGCATGGCGATATCGTTGCCGCGAATGGCGAGATCTTTGACAAATTCGCGAAACTCGTGCGCGCGCGCCCCGAGGCTGCGATCCCGACCGAATAA